The Carassius auratus strain Wakin chromosome 5, ASM336829v1, whole genome shotgun sequence genome includes a window with the following:
- the LOC113070289 gene encoding serine/threonine-protein phosphatase PP1-gamma catalytic subunit B: MADIDKLNIDSIIQRLLEVRGSKPGKNVQLQENEIRGLCLKSREIFLSQPILLELEAPLKVCGDIHGQYYDLLRLFEYGGYPPESNYLFLGDYVDRGKQSLETICLLLAYKIKYPENFFLLRGNHECASINRIYGFYDECRRRYNIKLWKTFTDCFNCLPIAAIVDEKIFCCHGGLSPDLQSMEQIRRIMRPTDVPDQGLLCDLLWSDPDKDVLGWGENDRGVSFTFGAEVVAKFLHKHDLDLICRAHQVVEDGYEFFAKRQLVTLFSAPNYCGEFDNAGAMMSVDETLMCSFQILKPAEKKKPNSSRPVTPPRNTVPKPAKK, encoded by the exons ATGGCTGACATCGACAAACTCAACATAGACAGCATCATTCAGCGCCTGCTCGAGG tgagaGGCTCGAAGCCTGGCAAGAACGTGCAGCTGCAGGAGAACGAGATCCGGGGATTGTGTCTGAAATCCCGCGAGATCTTCCTCAGCCAGCCCATCCTCCTGGAGCTGGAAGCACCGCTGAAGGTCTGCG GTGATATCCACGGACAGTACTATGACCTGCTCAGGCTCTTCGAGTACGGAGGATACCCACCGGAGAGCAACTACCTGTTCCTGGGAGACTATGTGGACCGAGGGAAGCAGTCTCTGGAGACCATCTGCCTCCTGCTGGCCTACAAGATCAAATACCCCGAGAACTTCTTCCTGTTGAGGGGAAACCACGAGTGTGCGTCCATCAACCGCATCTACGGCTTCTACGACGAGT GCAGGAGACGCTACAACATCAAGCTCTGGAAGACGTTCACAGACTGCTTCAACTGTCTGCCCATCGCTGCCATCGTGGATGAGAAGATCTTCTGCTGCCacggag GTTTGTCTCCTGATCTTCAGTCCATGGAGCAGATCAGAAGGATCATGAGACCCACAGATGTCCCGGACCAGGGTCTCCTGTGTGACCTGCTGTGGTCCGACCCGGATAAGGATGTTTTGGGATGGGGCGAGAACGACCGGGGCGTGTCCTTCACCTTCGGAGCAGAAGTAGTGGCCAAGTTCCTCCACAAACACGACCTGGATCTGATCTGCAGGGCTCACCAG gtggtgGAGGACGGATACGAGTTCTTCGCCAAGCGGCAGCTGGTGACTCTGTTCTCCGCACCGAACTACTGCGGAGAGTTTGACAACGCTGGAGCCATGATGAGCGTCGACGAGACCCTGATGTGCTCCTTCCAG ATTTTGAAGCCAGCAGAGAAGAAGAAACCCAACTCGAGTCGTCCAGTGACTCCTCCGAGGAACACAGTCCCCAAACCGGCCAAGAAGTGA
- the LOC113070271 gene encoding uncharacterized protein LOC113070271, protein MKKVLAIISLTACLCCCGVQSARPSNDELSQRIVNTGTVVFLDIVEKFRNTTEKLLRDYQFKKLRISVQGYMKTLREFAKQLNTTDSARESQDYSVISAERFFTFLTGVTFGATIREVFDGFFFPYKKIYSETLKNETVVDIWNEVESNYLPGAPPIYSKPMQFFSHLLAKAVVKSQLVNMLEAGVDTVIEIGKINFNQLHDDMQMVMDQIRRKAFEISILERQKEKNDFLISLRTASGVIVFYWDTVLEHTERASFHAKYLDSRKRWAELTRLRNPSEAHLFLEPVARGILKVTEFYFGEFYASQEYYRLGNATIGLDRFNQSIWAVVKSAVIYSLPVYEKLTKLGFGISEINGFLLRFNKIALILEGNDKPRRWDTHSTIESFPVFILFSLAFITDKEITNSKEIQLLLPLRVIRRVFLEFWNPILTARNETESQLIESKWIHLSNITNNELLKSNVFSRKQLEDAPKNFVEAIRRILEKLKQYTDLLDGFDERIHPSFLAFKKLIHDMDKSFHVIWDLLLE, encoded by the exons ATGAAAAAGGTTTTGGCCATCATAAGTTTAACTGCGTGTCTCTGCTGCTGTG GAGTGCAGAGTGCCAGACCGTCAAATGATGAATTGAGTCAACGGATTGTCAACACTGGGACTGTAGTCTTTTTAGACATCGTGGAGAAATTCAGAAACACTACAGAGAAATTACTGAGAGATTATCAGTTCAAGAAATTAAG GATTTCTGTCCAAGGATACATGAAAACCTTACGAGAATTTGCCAAACAATTGAACACCACTGACAGTGCTAGAGAGAGCCAGGATTATTCTGTGATATCGGCAGA gagattttttacatttctgactGGTGTTACATTTGGGGCAACAATCCGGGAGGTCTTTGACGGGTTTTTCTTTCC ATATAAAAAGATTTACAGTGAGACCTTAAAGAACGAGACCGTGGTGGACATCTGGAA TGAAGTGGAGTCGAACTATCTTCCAGGAGCTCCTCCAATCTACAGTAAACCCATGCAGTTCTTCAGTCACCTTCTGGCCAAGGC AGTGGTGAAATCCCAGCTGGTGAACATGCTTGAAGCTGGGGTAGATACGGTTATAGAGATtggaaaaattaattttaatcaacTTCATGATGA CATGCAGATGGTTATGGATCAGATCAGACGGAAAGCCTTTGAAATTTCCATTTTGGAAAGACAAAAAGAGAAGAATGATTTCCTTATATCATTACG AACTGCATCTGGAGTAATAGTTTTTTACTGGGATACAGTTTTGGAACACACTGAAAGAGCATCGTTCCATGCAAAATACTTGGATTCCAGGAA GCGATGGGCAGAGCTAACCAGGTTGAGGAACCCAAGTGAGGCACATCTGTTTTTAGAACCTGTTGCAAGGGGTATTTTAAA AGTGACTGAATTTTATTTTGGTGAATTCTATGCATCTCAGGAATATTATCGGCTTGGAAATGCAACTATTGGTTTGGACAGATTCAATCAGTCCATCtg GGCTGTGGTCAAAAGCGCTGTTATTTACTCTCTTCCTGTATATGAAAAACTGACGAAGCTCGGCTTTGGGATTTCTGAGATCAACGGGTTTCTTCTCAGATTTAACAAAATAGCCCTTATTCTTGAAGGGAATGATAAACCCAG ACGTTGGGACACTCACAGCACTATTGAGAgctttcctgtttttattttgttttcacttGCTTTTATCACTGATAAGGAGATCACGAATAGCAAGGAAATCCAACTATTACTGCCTTTGCG AGTAATCAGGAGAGTATTTCTAGAGTTCTGGAACCCTATTCTCACAGCAAGAAATGAGACTGAAAGCCAGCTAATAGAGAG caaatgGATTCATTTGAGTAACATCACTAATAACGAGTTATTGAAAAGTAACGTATTTTCTCGAAAGCAGCTTGAAGACGCGCCAAA GAACTTTGTTGAAGCCATTCGCCGGATCCTGGAGAAACTGAAGCAGTATACTGATCTCTTAGATGGCTTCGATGAAAGGATCCATCCATCATtttt AGCCTTCAAGAAGTTGATCCATGACATGGATAAATCTTTTCATGTTATCTGGGACTTGCTGTTGGAGTAA